The region AATCGCACGGTTATTACTTTACGTCTGAGTCCGTAGAACCTCATACTTAGCATATGCCCACCACTATTAAAGCTGCAGCACAATAGCAGCAGGGACTAAGTCTACTTGTCAGTCTCCCCCAGGGGTTTGGTAATAGCTGTGTTTTAGATATTTcctcaaagaggaaaaactttCTCTGGGCAATTTCTAATTGGTTCCAGTGGatcatctctcttttttatctGCATGGCTtactcattttgttttctcctctcctctcccactctccTACTGTCATGctgtcttttccctctctgcagtCTGGCAAATATGCCCACCTCTGCACATGGTGAAAAGGCTGAAAAGCACGCAACTCTATTATTTGCTCTTTAGCCCAGTCACCTGTCTTAAGCCATTAAGACTGGATGCAACATGTGCATGTATTAATGTGCACGGTTGCCTAgagtggaaaaacagaaacatcgCGCAGGAACACACGAGACGGACTGGAGACAACCAGTATATCTTTTGCCATAGTGTTCTCATTGACATGTTATGGACATAAagatattaataataataaagaggACTTTGCTTTGCGTTCGGCTGCTCTCCTGTCAGTTTTTAATGCAGCTAGTTTCTGcactttaaaatgtaaagaacacgtgaaacacattaaaaaacagaacagagtcGACTTACTGTATGGATCGTCCTCACTTTTGGTGCCATTAACTGTTCCTTTCTTGTCAATGCGAAGGAAGAATTTCTGGTAGGAGAACAGTTTCCTCTGTCGCACATCTCCTTGCAGATGGTTGTAGCTGCTCCGCACGTGGCGCCCGACGACCGTTGCGGAGGACGATGACACGTTGGTTGCCCGTGGCAACCTCGCCGAGGATGCGTGCAGAGGTGCGGGTGATGATGAAGGTGGCGGGTGTGGGATGAAGAAATGTGGAGGAGTCCCTCCTGGTGCATTGTGGTTCTTTTCAGAGTCTGGTGGTGACGACAAAGCGGACAGAGGTGAGGACGAGGTCGGTCCcagcaggagaagcaggagaaggaaggtgagggagagaaggagtgaAGGAGGTCTGCAGCAGGGGCAGGAGGAGAACCAGGCGACCGGTGCACCTTGTGTCACTGTCCATCTACACATGGTAGTGGAGCTGGGAGAGCTGTGGAGGTGCTCAGGGGCTGGGGCATGCTGAGCTGGGTGCAGGGAGAGGGAACGAGAGTGGGAGAAACTCCCCCGATTCGACCGACTGCACCTCCTCCGTCTGGGGACCCACAACCTCACCGGGACTGTGGTGTAAAAACCTGTACAACGGCAGGGTCAAAGACtgacaaagctgtggtggaCACAATCAGAGGTTCTTGGTAGCAGATGTAGAGTTGTCAGTGATATTAATGGTGATGGATGACGGCGGTGGGGAAGCCCACAGTGTTGTGGCTGACTCGGCTGTAGTCCCCGGTGCTGTTTATTCCTCAGAAGCGCCGCAGGAATGCGTCAACATCCATAACTCAGATCACCTCGCAAGGGGAACAACCAGGCGCTTGCCTCAAGGACCTctcgcctcctcctccctctcttcccaaGACTGCCACTTTTTGCTCCTggttgctcacacacacacaaacacacacactcaaaattacaattttttttttttttttaagtttgaatGTACCCCTACACTCTcacatccaaaaacacacacagtgaaaatatcAGTCCATTCATATATGCTCCTAAAATCTACTCCACGCACACGTCCCAAACCATTTATCTCCTCCAGTCCAGGGAGGTGGATAACATGAAGGTGGAGGACGTCTGGATATAAGATGCCAAAGTTTTgagcacaaaataaataaattaaaataggaagtcaaaaaaaaaaggattaatgCTGCAGCTCataaaatgtccagaaaaatcCACGCAAGGAGGGCCACAAAAAAGAGTCTCAGAATCCAgacttctcttcttttctctttctctctctttgtttctcttgttttgtcGGAGCTGGTTTGAAGTCACTTGAGTGTGTAACTGAGCCCGGGAGCTCTCGTCTTTCTGCCCTCTCTTGTTGTGCGTCTGTCAGTGAGCTGAgctccctgtctctcctctgtccttgcCTCTCGGAGTCTGAGCGCTGGAGCAGTGCGTtgcctctcttctttcctcctgtgTGTGGCTCCCTCTCCTTTGgccccctccctctttcctttgcctctccctctctcctgtctctatCAGCAGTGCTCTCTCTGGTTATCTGGAGTTTCTCTGAGGTGACTGAATCTTGTCTTTCCTTTCACCTTATTTATCTGCTGCAGTTGGCCAGATGTCATCTCTTAGTGTAATTGGACCACTTGTCTTTGAAGagctgtgtgcatttatgtgtgtgtgcatgtgggccTGCAcacatgtacgtgtgtgtgtgtgggggggggggtcctgtCCCACcccattttctctttccctccctctccctcatttctctgtctcctcccctTTCCAGACCAAACCCCACCAGTTGAGCAGAGCAGGTCCagaagaaggagggaaagtCTTTCCTTTAAACCTCTCTCCTTTTTGGAGTGCTGTTTGGTCCATCTGTCTGATGTTATGTCTTTTTGATGAGGGCTGGCTATCGTTTCAAATATTTTACTACTAAATGCTGAGAAGATACATGAGTTTTGGTTCTTCTGGTACCAAAACTTTCATGGAGATAGATGAACATGTTCATTTACAAAATacgcttgtgaccatccatccaaTGACACTTTGGGTACTTGACAGTTTCTTTACTCCAGAACTCATTATAGTAAGtaacaaaacaatattaaacttCAGTGCCCAGTCTTCATTATAATATTCATATTGTAGTCTCTACTACTGTTTCAGTAAATGGGACAAAAATAATGACATCAGGTTCACCTTCAAAATGAAAGATGAAGCTGCACAGCATGGCCATTTTAAACTGACATGTCTGACTGTTACTCTTCTGATATTTCAGTTGCTGCCACACCTCCCTCCACCACTGCAACcttggtttttggttttatttatttaacagagaTTTAATGTTCTTGTGTGTTCAGTTTCTCAGCAGGATCCTCGTCGCTGCTCATATTTTCTCAGAAGTCGCTTGAAGAGCAGAGCCTTTTCGGCCAAAACTAACTCTATAGCCATTTGTTATAAACTGTCAGTTAATTTTTGGAAGGGTCTCTAACTGAGTTGCAGTCAAATAAACAacattcctgtcttttttttttttttccaaatggtACAGTTCGTGATAACCAAACACTAAATCAGCTAATTTGCCTGATTACTGTCAGCCGCCTTCTCTGGTTGAAGAGATGTCATCAGAGAAATTGCCCTATGTAGTGGTAAGatggagaacaaaaacaaaaacaacaaaaaaagacagaacagtTTTGAGCTGAGTCAAGTTTCCCCTAAGCTGTTTTGATAGATACTATCTAGTGATTTCTTTACCTGTATTGTTTGAGCTTAATCTTCAGATAAacatctctctgtgtttggatgAAAGAACTTGTACCTTACGTGTTTTGCTGCGTTTCACCTTTCAAGAATCTAGGTCTGCTGTCTGGTTTCAGCATTGTTTAATTTCCTTTTCACATTGTCAGACAACAGCCATATCTCCGctgctttctcttctcttctctcctcccctcctctcttttcttctccacacTTCTCTCGTTAGTTTATCAGTTATTACTGGAACTCCTGAATCTGCTGCAGACAGATTTGAGTTATGAGATTTTACTGCGTTTCTTCTTACCTTTAGTTCCTCGGTGTGAATCCATCATGCTTTAGTACCGTTGGGTTTTCAAACAGTTCCTTGTGGGGGATGCCTGAATTTCCCTCTAAGGTGGCTAACTAACAGAGACTTTACAGATGTTGGATGCTGCCAACAATCTGTCGTTCAGTCAACTTTACAGCCTTCTCTTTCCCGCTGAGCGCTTGACTTTGCAGATGGCAAAGATTGATTTTTAAGGGGGGTTTTGGTGAAAGATCAGCCACTGGGCAGAATTTCATGATGAAATGATTGCATTATTCCCGCACTCACATAATATAATTGGGAAagaaaaatactgtgtgtgagtgcttttactttttctctgGTCTCAATATCTCTAGGACGTGAAAACAGGACTGCAACTAGTAATTATTTTCAATATCAGTTAATCTGCCAGTTATTCTCCCAATGAATCATTTGATccgtaaaatgtcagaaaacaataaaataagtCAGTCACAAATTTCCCAAAGCTGTCTTCACGTTGCTTGCTTTGTCCGACCAAGCTAtagcccaaagatattcagttcacatttggcatttttgcatGGGGAAATAACTTGAAACCAGTTGAAGTGGTTTCAAACAGTGGATTTACGCTCTGTGCCCCGTAGGTTCGCATATTCAGGTACCTCAGGACAATTAACTTGTCAACACCTGCTGACAGagttcagcaccacggacagcacTTAACGATGTGGTTCTTCAACATGCTGCATGTAATCGAAGATCCTCTCCTTAGACATCATACAGTTTTCTTAGTGTCTTGCCAAgctatttaacatttttttatgcTGAGGAGAATCTCTGAGGCAGACATGTATGGTACGTGTTCAGACGTGATCCTCTCTGAAAAAGAAACTAGCAGTGTTGAAAAACTGCATCAAGGAAGAGCAAATCCCAGCAGTGCGGCATTAGGTGGGATTCAGAACATTCATTGTTTCtaacttctcaaatgtgaatatttgaaGCTTTTCTTGTTTATGATGATAAATTAGTTTGTtgataatgataaaataagCGTTTTGAATACTGCACCCTAGGTTCTGGGAAACTATAATGggcatttttcattattctcGCATTTTGGAAACATGAATATCAGTTTTAATCAAGAAAACAAttcatcagtaatgaaaatgcGCTGTATTTGCGGCCTTAAAGTCTTGTATGTAACATATGTGGTCTGTTAGAAGTCCTTTTATACTTTTAACTGGGTCTCGAGGGTAGTGTTGATCGCAGAGGCTCGTACGTTGAATATGCTTAGCAAACTGTAGGTACAAACACTGGATAGATGAATAAATGGGAACTTGTGAAGCAATAAAAAGGGAAActcagagaaagaacaaaggagtaagaagaagagacaaaaaatgtctagagatagagagagagagagaaagaaaaaacatctggTCAGTGGCTCTGTGGCTTGAATTTGGGGTGTAgaatgacaacacacacatgcacaaacacacaaacaaatgcgcACAGTATGTCTCTGACCATTCTTTTATTGTACTAAAATGTTCAAACCTTTTCATCTTTGCTGAGTTGTACTTGTAAGCACGAATCACTGTTGAAGTAATTATCAGTTACTGATCAATTACTGACTGATCTCTTCATTGCCTCGCCCCGCAGTCTTGTTGTTCTGTGTTATAGTCCTAACAAGACTCAGATGTTGGAAGTCAGTCGTccatgagggaaaaaatgtttCGTCACACCAGAAAACAATTTGTTGGATACAGTGAAGCACCacatattgcttttttttccccctctgaaCTACTTAGGAAGGCTGTAGGGGCTTCCCTTTCTGGAAAGGATTGTCATTTAAATAGTGTTTGCTTTACATTGAATAACACATAATGTGTTTATGAGTCATTATCGTTAATTTTATAGCaactaaaataatattttgaaaatgttttttttcgttaaaaaattcgaaaaaatgtgactttgtaATTAAACTGATCCCAGTTTCTTATTTATGTCACGATGCAAAAGTTGTACTTCTCTAATGATACGAATACATTTTTTAAGATGTGGCTGCATttctcaaaatcttttttttcctcccccttgTAGGAAAGAAATGAGTCAGTCTCATTGTCTCGTGGTTTTGGCTCAAAGTGCCGTCGCAATCTGTGGCAAAACTTCAAAGTCTCGTGGAGTGGAAGTGCTGATCCAGGGTCAGCACCCAAGACAAATGGCTAAGAGCTACACTGATATTTAGGCCAGTGAATGTGAGCGGCTTTGCGGATTCTAGCCTAGATGAGCGGATACAGGTCCCCTCTGGCTCCGCTGGTCATGCCTGGGAAAAGTCTTGATTGCTCATGCCTAGAAAGAGAGCGCCATTAGGGACCAGCAGTTTGGCTCAGTGATTCTAATTGTTTCATTGCGGTTGAGCTGGTGGCTTTGAACACATTATGGTCTTCCAACCAGCTCTGCAGAAATGGCCCTGGCAGTTAACTTTAATTACAGACACATTAAAGCACTTGGAGACAAAAAGGAGGCTTTGCTATAAGCTAACTTGGAGATACACTCCACTTAAGGTCAAGCTGCTGAACAGATAATTCTCAGGGAATGCAAACCATCAGTGACAATCCAGAGTAGTTTCATTACaatctgttttttaatttgaagcaTGAAAAGTAAAGTCATGATTTTAACTAAATCAGCACTGAGGCCTTTTGGAGCTCTGCTTTGTATCCATTACCGCATTATTCTTGTCATTCCATTGGAATCTACTACATGCACTtgaaatggaaacaaacacGGATCAGCGCGTTAACTGCAGCAATAAGAGAAACATGAGTAAACACCTCTTTCTCAGGCAGCCTCAGAAGGTATGCCAGACTCCTGAGCAAAGAGACACGACCTTCACGTCGCATAAACAAAGATGTTCTGAGACTGGTGCTTTAGTTTAAGGGAGTTTTATGATTCACACACCACAGTATTTCCGATGGTCTCCTCATGCAGATTTTCAGAAGGAAAAAGAATATATAATCACGAACAAGTCTCTCCTAGAGCTACAAACAACACATGAAGGCAGCACTGTCTACAAGTAAAAGTTTCTTTCAGTCAGCATCATGATTGTCACCCATTAGAAGGTCCTGATGATCTGGTTTCTGTCATTCAGgggagtgtttttattttttagaaacTCAATTATGCAACATCACATGAGCCACTCATGAGTATTTTCTTGtggtgtttgtatttttgtcttttgggTTGATCCAGATCCAGATGATTATTGGATGAAGGTATCACAATCAGTCTTTCTTAATAAATGCACCCATGAAGGTCAGAAGACCGTCAGGGTCATTACCAgtgggaacaacaacaacaacacagagagtGGTCTGGTGCAGGGCTGCTGTTCTTCTTCAGCCACACCTCTAAAATTGACACTGAGAAGGAAAAGTTTATTTCTTAGGGCCATGCGGAGGATTATGACTCAATATGAAGTCATAACGGAGCTAATTATACATTTGAAGGAAAGTGCTGCCATATTTTGGTTTTTAGACACCAAACCTTGCATCTGTGAAGCAGACATAACCCGCTGACATCTGCCTTACAGATATATCCATACACCACAAGAGCACTGATGCCATAATGAACCatacagtcaaacaaacaaCGCTCAGATATGTAAACTTCACAGAGCGCATAGGATGTGTGTGCAGCGGGTGCTGATTTTATTAATGGCTGTGGACATCCTCGATCGGAAATATTTTTCGCTTCTTTTGTGTGTTGGCTTGGTGAGGTCAGTATAAACTAACATCATCATTAATGGTTGATGTGGGTAAGGATAAAAAATTACTATGGAAACACAGCGCCAACAAGCCAGTCATACAAAGACACTGGCCCTGGTTTCTTATGGCAAAACCTTTAGGGCACAAGTGGAGAATCAGTTACTGTTAAGCTAAGAGCGTAGTCTTCACTGCAGCAGTTTCAAGTTTTACATCTGACATCACAGAACCTCATCGGATCTGTCTGCAGCCAGTTTCATACTTAATTTGTCATCTACTGGCTTAAATTACAAACCGTTTCCCCCGTATCACATGGTGCCGGTTCTTCGATTGAgtttacattttgaaatgtaaacCCAAAGTTTTGAAAGGCTGCCCAACACACCACTGACAGTTTCTTCTAATAGTGCTTCTACACGCTGAGATAGCTTccatattttaataataataaaactacaGGGAAGTAATTACTGTGTGGCCCATGCAGGAGACTAAAAAGTAGGAATGTTAAACACAACTGCCACTGGAATGCTAATTCTCATGATACATTTGCCATGGTAACGAATTACGTTTCACCGAAGCGATGCTCATTTCCATCACTCGACTCGCTCTTAACTTACTGGCAGCCAACTTAGTGTCAGTGAAATGAACTCTGTGGCTTGGAGAGCTCCTTTCACATCTATGAATGATACCCATTTTCTCCATTTGTAGCCTCCTTCATCATCTGTCGCTGGAAAAGTTCTTTTCCGCTGAAAAGAGTAGTTACAGTAAAGGTCCTTAATTCACAGTTATAAAAAATGAATCATAAAGGcaaagtcaatttgctgtttTAGTGAGATAAAGACTGATGTTAACATTTTTGTAACATACAGTTTGAGGCATATCTCATCTATATTTCATTCAACATATAACTTAACAACCTCCACATCTATCTGGCAATACTGTTTGGTCAAAGCCCAGTAGAGGTGCATGATCATCACTGAAATATTGATGTCGGGATTGGGAGTGTTGGTTCCGGGTGAATAATTCAACAGGTGGATTAGTTCTGGTTTCAGAGAAAGCGAGCGGACGGATGAATTAATGATTATAGCTGCTTTCATCCAGCTTTCTGAAAGagttaaaaccaaaaaaaggaaaagggaacAAAAATCTGTATTCACTTACTCAAACATTACAGAAATATGCATACCTTTATTTTCACAGCAACTCTTCAAAAACTAGATTAACTCTAGTTTTATGGCTTTGAACTGATatgaaacatttacagtgttCTGTTCTTGGGATTGTAATGTTATTTGATGGCATATATAACTAGGCCTGCACGCAAAGTAAGGACAAGGACAAGTCATGTTAAAGACCTAAGCAGGTATCTTATTCTTAAATCTATTGTAGTTTATTGCTTTAAAGGTTCAGCAGTAATTTGCTACGTTATGTTTAACAGACTGGAGTAAGCACCTTCTAAGTGATCGTAATGAAGTTTGACATTCAGGATAAACTGGCACATCTGTCACAGTCCAGACACGTCAGTATTgcaagagacacaaaaagaaaaaggtgttCGAGATGAcgtggagggttttttttcttcttcttcttctttttttttttttttttttttttttttttacaaggggGGAGCGGTTGTGATCCAGGAAGGGGGGTACAGGGGGAGCCAGGGAGAGGAATTGTCTTTGATGATTGATGATTCTGGTGGCTTTCTTGTTTATTTCACCAGGCTGTTGAAAGTTGAAAGTAGAGTAGGCCTGTGACCAATCAGTGGTCATCATTAAAAGGTGGAATGAGTGCCAGAACCAATCAAATGCTAGTTCATTACAAGGCAAGACAGGGGCGAGGCATTCATGTTGACTGAAGGCAGGCAAAATAGAAGAGAGGTGTTTGTTACGTCTGTAAAACTCGTGTGCAAGTTTCCCTGACACCTTTACACGTGACTTTACTGGTGTGTTTGAAAACAGGCAATGcatgtttttagccatgcttgTGATATGACTCTATGAATTGAAATGGAAGTTTGTCTGTCAGTTGATCTGTCTGAAATGTCTTGACGATcatttgatggattgccataaaatttggTACAGATGTGTCCTCAGCATGAAATGTAGTAGTTTTTGGGAATTTCCTGACATCTTGTAGCATCATCAGTTTCAATACGATATTCTTTTTATCATGTCAGAACGATTACAGGTATTTTAAGTGTGCTTGATATCAGCAACTAAAATATTAATTCTTCCTCTACTCTGGCTTTTACTTTGCTATTATAAACACATCCGGTGGTATATTTGTTTCTTCAGGTTTGATCTGTGCCTTCATGCTTTGCAGTAACTAAAATTTGGATTTGAGAAATCCTCTGTAGGGGACACATCTACGGAGTGACTGCTGTGACGTGCGGGACTGCGTCAGGCAGAAGGTAAAATGGAGGCCAGGTGTgcgtgtctgtatgtatgtgtgtgtgtgtgtgagagagagagagcagaggcttGAAGGTTATTTGGCCAAAATGCTCCCAGACCTCTTCAGCACGAAGACTCTCCAGCTTTAGACAGCACAGAGAGGCaccttgtttcattttaaagataGCTTTCTGTTCTCTGCCACAAATGCACGCACCTCCATTGTTGCACACTTAGTGACACAtgaatagacacacacacatttgcttaAAGGTCAGATGAGGGTAAAAGGTCAGAGGAAAGAGTGAGACATGGGAAGTACTGTCATCTCCTTCCTAATGTTACAGAGGATTTTGTAACCTCCCACGCCAGGccctatgacacacacatacgcaggcACACACCACACAACCTTTCTTGTCCATTACTTCAGCCATAGTTGGAACCAGACACCTGTCCTGTTCCATGTTCCAAGGTTGGATTTCAGGTATCAGGTTAAGTGGGTCAATAACCCCTATCCCTCCTTTTTCCTAACCTCTCTGCACATGCTCAGTTAGCAGGTGACCAGTATACCTGTAGCATATGTCGTATCCCTCATATATTCATGGcagctaaatgtaaatgtaaacctCCCCCGCACAACACATTAGCGAGGAGAAGAGAGGGCACCTGGAGTTGAAAGGCAAGTATGTCTGGTCTCTGATGAGAGAACAAACTCAGGCAGACAAAGCCATGTGATGTGGTGAAGCCATCCAGCCATCCGCAGGTACACAGGTAGACAATAGACAGCCAGCTCAAAGCCTTGCAGAACGTATTCTGTCTAGACACGCaaacaaaccaaagcaaaaaGAGTCCATACAGACAAGAGGAAGACATTCGTTAGCTGATGAGACAAGAGCAAAAACAACGTTGAGCTGAAAATGCTTTGAAAGTGCTTTGAAGCACTTGAAATGCACTTGAATTAACCTGTTAAGCACTTGTCTCCGAGAGGGGCACTCCAGTGTAAAGATCAATCTGGAAAGATTGTTTTTCAGCTGTCTGGTATTTGAAGGTATTTGAaacaccccccccacccccctcaacTAAGATACAGAGCCCTCAAAGCCCTAAGTGTACTTTCCGGGCATGTTCATATATGTTACATGAGCCAAAACTGCAGCCTTAAAGCACTAACATTACTGTCTGATTCAGGCAGaattgaataaataattaatctCCCCTAATCATATCAGCCAAACATGTAATTGTCTTATCCTTATGAACTAGTCAAACCTTAAACAAACACTCCTTTTAAATGCATCTTAAGTGTTAAATTCTTGCCAGTCACAGTTGATACTCTTGGCACAT is a window of Toxotes jaculatrix isolate fToxJac2 chromosome 16, fToxJac2.pri, whole genome shotgun sequence DNA encoding:
- the fgf10a gene encoding fibroblast growth factor 10a; this translates as MCRWTVTQGAPVAWFSSCPCCRPPSLLLSLTFLLLLLLLGPTSSSPLSALSSPPDSEKNHNAPGGTPPHFFIPHPPPSSSPAPLHASSARLPRATNVSSSSATVVGRHVRSSYNHLQGDVRQRKLFSYQKFFLRIDKKGTVNGTKSEDDPYSILEIKSVDVGVVAIRGLSSNHYLAISKKGVLYGARDFGPDCRLIERIEENKYNTYASAEWRNKKKHMFVGLNANGKPMKGRKTRRKNTATHFLPIVVQPR